The nucleotide sequence TTGCGCAGCACCTTCCACCAGTTCAACCTGACGGGCCGCGGCACGATTCGCGGCGCCGCCGGACGCAATCAGAACGAAGCGCGCGCCGTGTACCGTGACGGCGACGTCTGGCGCATCGGTAGCATCGGCGCGGGCGGACCGGTCGTTGATGTCACGGCCGACTCGCTGTTGATGCCGGTCTTGGGCGATCTGGATCGCCGTGACGATCCGGCGTCGCTCGAAGTGGTCGTCGCCGATGCCGGCGGACAACTCTTCGCGCTCGATCGCAATCTCGACCCGCTGGCGGGGTTTCCACAAGTCTTGCATTACCATCCGATCGCGCCGCCGATTTTAGCCGACATGGACCGCGATGGATACCTCGACATCATCGTTCTGGGCGACGACGGCATGACGTATGCCTATGCACACAATGGCGCCCTGGTCCCGAATTTCCCCATGCCGACCGGATTACCCTATCGGCCCGAGTTAGAATCGGTTTCACCGTTGGCGGTTGATTTTGGCGTCGAAGGATTCCTGTCGACCGTGACCGGAGGAGCCGAACGCCTGCTGTACAGTCGCGACGCTACGGGAGCCGAAACAGAGGGGATGCCGCGCGCCTTGGGAAACAGAGTGACCGGTTCAGCCGCCTGGGCGCAGAACACTGCAATAGATCAGTCCGGTGTTTTTGTGCGCTGTGCGGATGGGTTCCTCTACGGGTTTGCGGCGCCGACGCCGGGGCCATCGCCGTCGACGGCGACCTGGCCGATGTCGCGGCGCGACGCGCGCGCTGCCGCGACCGTCGATACCGATGATCTCGGGCCCATCGATTTGCCCGCCGGTTTCTTCCTGGAGGAACGCGCCTTCGTCTATCCCAATCCCGCGCGCGATGAGGCCATTGTGCGCTACTGGCTCGGCGACGATGCCCGGGTGACTATTTCGATCTACGACCTGGCGGGCAATCGCGTCAATGAGTGGAGCGGCAGCGGTTCCGGCGG is from Candidatus Zixiibacteriota bacterium and encodes:
- a CDS encoding T9SS type A sorting domain-containing protein translates to FPVAIGEDDGSDWLSPPMIMPVEGEAAWMAAITRNGRVHRWEMIDRDTDGLFDLSEVITTSRDPVGAPIIWDNAVVGPSRILFVPLQDGSYDLIGLRSTFHQFNLTGRGTIRGAAGRNQNEARAVYRDGDVWRIGSIGAGGPVVDVTADSLLMPVLGDLDRRDDPASLEVVVADAGGQLFALDRNLDPLAGFPQVLHYHPIAPPILADMDRDGYLDIIVLGDDGMTYAYAHNGALVPNFPMPTGLPYRPELESVSPLAVDFGVEGFLSTVTGGAERLLYSRDATGAETEGMPRALGNRVTGSAAWAQNTAIDQSGVFVRCADGFLYGFAAPTPGPSPSTATWPMSRRDARAAATVDTDDLGPIDLPAGFFLEERAFVYPNPARDEAIVRYWLGDDARVTISIYDLAGNRVNEWSGSGSGGVYNEWTWECADAASGVYFARLEVTPKNGGAAEQVLCKLSVIQ